One stretch of Aquimarina sp. Aq107 DNA includes these proteins:
- a CDS encoding DNA polymerase III subunit, with protein MLFSKILGLSHIKSYLTTSVERGRIPHAQLFVGPNGSGTLPMAIAYAQYILCGNKEGENTGGNSSCNIKFDHLAHPDLHFAYPVATNDKVKKHPTANHFAEEWRTFINDNPYGSIFDWYLSLGIEKKQGQIGVDEALDVVKKLSLKSYEGGFKVMLIWMADKMNIAASNKLLKLIEEPPEKTVFILITEDEEQLIQTIRSRCQVLHFPPLGEQVIKDALKASENISDTEALKIAHQANGDYSKALHLLHHDGGDEQFEDWFIQWVRTAFKAKGNKSAVNDLINWSESIAGSGRETQKRFLNYCLDFFRQALLLNYNAEDLVFLEPKTNGFKLKNFAPFIHGGNIMDISNELQDAIYHIERNGNAKIILTDLSIKLTRLLHKKAL; from the coding sequence ATGCTTTTTTCAAAAATATTAGGGCTTTCACATATCAAAAGCTACCTCACCACTAGTGTAGAAAGAGGTCGTATTCCTCATGCTCAACTTTTTGTAGGACCTAATGGTAGTGGTACCCTGCCGATGGCTATTGCCTATGCTCAATATATTTTATGTGGAAATAAAGAAGGTGAGAACACAGGAGGTAATTCCTCTTGTAATATAAAGTTTGATCATTTAGCACATCCTGATTTGCATTTTGCATATCCTGTGGCTACTAATGATAAAGTAAAAAAACATCCTACTGCGAATCACTTTGCTGAAGAATGGAGAACTTTTATAAATGACAACCCCTATGGAAGTATTTTTGATTGGTATCTTTCACTAGGTATTGAAAAAAAACAAGGACAGATAGGTGTTGATGAAGCATTGGATGTTGTAAAAAAGTTATCGTTAAAAAGTTACGAAGGTGGTTTTAAGGTCATGTTAATCTGGATGGCTGACAAGATGAATATCGCTGCTTCTAATAAGTTGCTTAAACTAATTGAAGAACCTCCAGAAAAAACCGTTTTCATCTTAATTACAGAAGACGAGGAGCAATTGATACAAACCATAAGGTCTAGATGTCAAGTACTACATTTTCCTCCTTTGGGTGAACAAGTTATAAAAGATGCCTTAAAAGCGTCGGAAAACATTTCTGACACAGAAGCTTTAAAAATTGCACACCAAGCAAATGGAGATTACAGTAAAGCATTACATCTATTACATCACGATGGTGGTGATGAACAGTTTGAAGACTGGTTTATACAATGGGTACGAACAGCTTTTAAAGCTAAAGGAAATAAATCTGCAGTGAATGATTTAATCAATTGGAGCGAATCTATAGCAGGATCAGGAAGAGAAACACAAAAAAGATTTTTAAACTATTGTCTTGATTTTTTTAGACAAGCATTATTACTAAATTATAATGCAGAAGATCTTGTATTCCTCGAACCCAAAACCAATGGTTTTAAGCTTAAGAATTTCGCACCATTTATTCATGGTGGTAATATTATGGATATAAGTAATGAATTACAAGACGCAATTTATCATATAGAACGCAATGGTAACGCAAAAATCATCTTGACAGACCTTTCTATTAAACTTACTCGATTGTTGCATAAAAAAGCTTTATAA
- a CDS encoding DUF4837 family protein gives MKKLALAIICVFCIVSCTETKKNTSEKINGSLAQSIGKINELSVIIDNELWTGSLGDTIRKYFGAEVPGLPQEEPLFSMRQIPPDVFTGLARRYRTFLKIQEGDESKVYVANNKYATPQLGYVITGTSQDEIIRLIQERSAGMIAKYKKVEMREKQYRIKKSVEYIPQLKEKMGVTLKIPSAYRIAKEEDKFFWLRKDITNGDMNLMIYELPLGSIPKDSSTIAKIIKVRDSIGVLKIPTNSGKFITEEAYAPYLYETKLDDKFAFETKGTWEIKDRYMAGPFVNYAIDDVANNRQLVIEGFVLAPSVRKRNFMFELEAIIKSIKFE, from the coding sequence ATGAAAAAACTAGCTCTAGCCATCATTTGTGTATTTTGTATAGTAAGTTGTACAGAAACTAAAAAGAATACTTCAGAAAAAATTAATGGTTCACTCGCACAATCCATAGGTAAGATTAATGAACTATCTGTAATTATAGATAATGAACTTTGGACAGGTAGTTTAGGAGATACAATACGTAAGTATTTTGGAGCAGAAGTTCCTGGTTTACCACAAGAAGAACCGTTATTTTCTATGAGACAAATTCCTCCAGACGTTTTTACTGGTTTAGCTAGAAGATATCGTACGTTTCTAAAAATTCAAGAAGGGGATGAGTCTAAAGTATATGTTGCAAATAATAAATATGCAACTCCACAACTAGGATATGTAATTACTGGAACTAGTCAGGATGAGATTATTCGTCTGATTCAAGAACGGTCGGCAGGTATGATCGCAAAGTATAAAAAAGTAGAAATGCGAGAAAAACAATATCGAATTAAGAAATCGGTAGAATATATTCCGCAGTTAAAAGAAAAGATGGGCGTTACGCTTAAAATACCTTCTGCTTATCGTATTGCTAAAGAAGAAGATAAATTCTTTTGGTTGCGTAAAGATATTACTAATGGAGATATGAATCTGATGATATATGAACTTCCTCTAGGAAGTATCCCTAAAGATTCTAGTACAATTGCTAAAATTATTAAGGTGAGAGACTCTATAGGAGTATTAAAAATACCTACTAATTCTGGAAAATTTATTACCGAAGAAGCATATGCACCTTACCTTTATGAAACCAAGTTAGATGATAAATTTGCTTTCGAAACTAAAGGAACTTGGGAAATCAAAGATCGTTATATGGCAGGACCTTTTGTAAACTACGCAATCGATGATGTAGCGAATAATAGACAATTGGTAATAGAAGGTTTTGTTTTGGCTCCATCAGTAAGAAAAAGAAATTTCATGTTCGAATTGGAGGCGATTATCAAGTCCATTAAATTTGAGTAG
- a CDS encoding M23 family metallopeptidase, with translation MAKKKKEPKRITKKLLNKYRLVILNEDTFEERISFKLTRLNVFVLLMITSIVLVSCTTILIAFTPLREYIPGYSSTSLNQKATRLVSTADSLETVLAINQEYYNSIKKVLNGDVKTVEFDIDSAVQSQKLNPDEVDLNPSEQDMKLREEVSREDKYSLFESEKSSTDFSLFPPVKGSITSKYNVNEKHYAIDIAVPKDTPIKAAAAGTVIFAEWTSETGHVIILEHGNSLLTVYKHNASLTKQQGELVKSGEVIATAGSTGELSTGPHLHFELWRDGYPTDPSKFIDFE, from the coding sequence ATGGCTAAAAAGAAAAAAGAACCAAAAAGAATTACTAAGAAGCTATTAAACAAGTATCGATTGGTAATTCTTAATGAAGATACTTTTGAAGAACGAATATCATTTAAGCTGACTAGGCTTAATGTATTTGTATTGTTAATGATTACTTCTATTGTTTTGGTTTCTTGTACAACTATTTTGATAGCGTTTACACCACTGAGAGAATATATTCCTGGATATTCTTCGACCTCTCTTAATCAAAAAGCAACTAGATTAGTTTCTACGGCAGATTCATTGGAAACTGTATTGGCAATTAATCAGGAATATTATAATTCTATTAAAAAAGTACTTAACGGAGATGTTAAAACTGTTGAGTTTGATATAGATTCTGCTGTACAATCTCAAAAATTAAATCCTGATGAGGTTGATTTAAATCCATCAGAACAGGATATGAAACTTAGAGAAGAGGTATCTAGAGAAGATAAATATAGTTTGTTTGAGAGTGAAAAATCGAGTACCGATTTTTCGCTTTTTCCTCCTGTTAAAGGAAGTATTACATCTAAGTATAATGTTAATGAGAAACATTATGCAATTGATATTGCTGTACCAAAAGACACTCCGATTAAAGCTGCGGCAGCTGGAACTGTAATTTTTGCAGAATGGACTTCAGAAACAGGTCACGTGATTATATTGGAGCATGGGAATAGTCTACTTACGGTTTATAAGCATAATGCTTCTTTAACCAAACAGCAAGGCGAATTGGTAAAGTCAGGAGAAGTAATTGCAACCGCTGGATCTACGGGAGAACTTTCTACGGGACCGCATTTACATTTTGAATTATGGAGAGATGGATATCCGACAGATCCATCAAAGTTTATTGATTTTGAATAA
- the pgk gene encoding phosphoglycerate kinase produces the protein MKTINDINFENKKALIRVDFNVPLDENFKVTDSTRIQAAKPTIIKILEDGGSAVLMSHLGRPKGVQDEFSLNHIVDQVADVIGVQVKFVSNCVGEEAETAVAQLNPGEVLLLENLRFHKEETAGDTNFAEQLSKLGDVYVNDAFGTAHRAHASTTIVAQFFPENKCFGSLLAKEIESIDKVLKSGEKPITAVLGGSKVSSKITIIENILDKVDNLIVGGGMTYTFIKAQGGKIGDSICEDDKQELALEILKKAEEKGVQIHLPVDVIGADAFDNNANTKAMSVDAIPDGWQGLDAGPETIKNFHQVILDSRTILWNGPLGVFEMENFANGTIALGHSIAEATEKGAFSLVGGGDSVAAVKQFGFGDKVSYVSTGGGAMLESLEGKTLPGIAAIEN, from the coding sequence ATGAAGACAATTAATGATATCAATTTTGAAAATAAAAAAGCATTAATCAGAGTAGATTTTAATGTTCCACTTGATGAAAATTTTAAAGTAACTGATAGCACGAGAATTCAAGCTGCCAAACCAACTATTATTAAGATATTAGAAGATGGTGGAAGTGCTGTTTTAATGTCACATTTAGGTCGTCCTAAAGGAGTTCAAGATGAGTTTTCATTAAATCATATTGTAGATCAAGTTGCGGATGTAATTGGGGTACAGGTAAAATTTGTATCTAATTGCGTAGGAGAAGAAGCAGAAACAGCAGTTGCACAATTAAATCCAGGAGAGGTATTACTTTTGGAAAACTTAAGATTTCATAAGGAAGAAACAGCTGGTGACACTAATTTTGCAGAACAATTATCAAAATTAGGAGATGTTTATGTTAATGATGCTTTTGGAACAGCGCATAGAGCACACGCCTCTACAACGATTGTGGCGCAATTTTTTCCAGAAAATAAATGTTTTGGAAGTTTATTAGCAAAAGAAATAGAGAGTATTGATAAGGTACTTAAAAGTGGAGAAAAACCAATTACGGCTGTTCTTGGAGGCTCTAAGGTTTCTTCTAAAATTACAATTATAGAAAACATCCTTGATAAAGTAGATAACTTGATTGTTGGTGGAGGGATGACTTATACATTTATTAAAGCGCAAGGAGGAAAAATAGGAGACTCTATTTGCGAAGATGATAAACAAGAATTAGCATTAGAGATTTTAAAGAAAGCTGAAGAAAAAGGAGTGCAAATACACTTGCCAGTTGATGTAATTGGAGCAGATGCATTTGATAATAACGCTAATACTAAGGCTATGAGTGTAGATGCAATTCCTGATGGATGGCAAGGATTAGATGCAGGACCAGAAACGATAAAGAATTTTCATCAAGTAATTCTAGATTCTAGGACAATACTTTGGAATGGACCTTTAGGTGTTTTTGAAATGGAAAATTTTGCTAATGGAACAATTGCCTTAGGACATTCTATTGCCGAAGCTACAGAAAAAGGAGCTTTTTCTCTTGTAGGTGGTGGCGATTCTGTTGCTGCGGTAAAGCAATTTGGATTTGGTGACAAAGTGAGTTATGTTTCTACTGGTGGTGGAGCGATGTTAGAAAGTCTAGAAGGAAAAACACTTCCGGGTATTGCTGCTATAGAAAATTAA
- a CDS encoding Tex family protein, with translation MNIVSYIAKQVPVSEKQITKTIELLNDGATIPFISRYRKEMTGNLDEVEIGEIVKYKTVFETLQKRKESVLASIAEQEALTPELQKRIEAAQTLSEVEDLYLPYKKKRKTKATVAKEQGLEPLAKIIMEQREEEILFVASQYLNDTIINEELALQGARDIIAEWVNENEKIRNRLRRLYQRRAAISSTVIKTKKDEDEAQKYQQYFEWEEPLHKCPSHRLLAILRAENEKIVRVKITVPENDALDIIDDVMITSNVEACTDQVFLAIADAYKRLLAPAISTEVLNQAKEKADDNAIKVFAQNLKQLLLASPLGQKRILALDPGFKSGCKVVCLDKQGDLLHNENIYPHPPQRETTNGIKKIKSLVNAYKIEAIAIGNGTAARETEAFIKKIPFEGQIQVFMVNESGASVYSASKIARAEFPSYDVTVRGAVSIGRRLADPLAELVKIDPKAIGVGQYQHDVDQTKLKNELDTVVMSCVNSVGINVNTASAPLLSYVSGIGDKLAENIVNYRSENGALASREQLKKVPRLGGKAYEQAAAFLRITEPKNPLDNSAVHPERYKLVSKMAKDAGVSLKELIGNKTAITKIRLQDYISEDVGLPTLTDIVKELEKPGVDPRKKATVFEFDPNVKTINDLKSGMKLPGIVNNITNFGCFVDIGIKESGLIHISKLANEYISDVNAVVQLNQHVTVTVMSVDLSRKRIQLSLID, from the coding sequence ATGAATATTGTTTCTTATATCGCTAAACAGGTTCCTGTTTCTGAAAAGCAAATCACCAAAACCATCGAATTATTAAATGATGGTGCCACAATTCCATTTATTTCTAGATATCGTAAAGAGATGACTGGTAATTTAGATGAGGTAGAAATTGGTGAAATTGTAAAGTATAAAACGGTTTTTGAGACCTTACAGAAAAGAAAAGAAAGTGTACTCGCTTCTATAGCAGAGCAAGAGGCGCTTACACCAGAGTTACAAAAGCGAATAGAAGCTGCACAAACACTATCCGAAGTAGAAGATCTATATCTTCCTTATAAGAAAAAGAGAAAGACGAAAGCAACCGTTGCTAAGGAGCAAGGACTTGAGCCTCTGGCAAAAATAATCATGGAGCAACGAGAAGAGGAGATTCTTTTTGTGGCATCTCAATATCTTAATGATACAATCATTAATGAAGAACTAGCATTACAAGGTGCAAGGGACATCATTGCAGAATGGGTAAATGAAAATGAAAAGATAAGAAACAGACTTCGAAGATTATACCAACGTAGAGCTGCAATATCTTCTACAGTTATTAAAACAAAAAAAGATGAAGACGAAGCTCAGAAATATCAGCAATATTTTGAGTGGGAAGAACCATTGCATAAATGCCCTTCTCATAGATTACTGGCCATTCTTAGAGCAGAAAACGAAAAGATAGTAAGAGTAAAAATTACAGTTCCAGAAAATGATGCGTTAGATATCATTGATGATGTAATGATTACATCTAATGTAGAAGCTTGTACGGATCAAGTATTTTTAGCAATTGCTGATGCTTATAAAAGATTACTTGCACCAGCGATTTCTACCGAAGTATTAAACCAAGCAAAAGAAAAAGCTGATGATAATGCAATTAAAGTATTCGCTCAAAACTTAAAACAATTGCTATTAGCGTCTCCTTTAGGCCAAAAAAGAATATTAGCGTTAGATCCCGGTTTTAAATCTGGCTGTAAAGTAGTTTGTTTGGATAAGCAAGGAGATTTACTTCATAATGAAAACATCTATCCGCATCCTCCACAACGTGAAACGACCAATGGTATAAAAAAGATCAAATCTTTAGTAAATGCTTATAAAATCGAAGCGATAGCAATAGGAAATGGTACTGCTGCTAGAGAAACAGAAGCATTTATTAAAAAAATTCCGTTCGAAGGGCAGATTCAGGTTTTTATGGTTAATGAAAGTGGTGCATCTGTATATTCAGCATCAAAAATTGCTAGGGCGGAATTTCCTAGTTATGATGTTACAGTTCGTGGTGCAGTTTCTATTGGAAGACGATTAGCAGATCCATTGGCAGAGTTGGTTAAAATCGATCCTAAAGCAATAGGAGTAGGTCAATATCAGCACGATGTAGATCAAACCAAACTAAAAAATGAATTGGATACGGTAGTAATGAGTTGTGTAAATAGTGTGGGTATTAATGTAAATACGGCCAGTGCACCATTATTAAGTTATGTGTCCGGAATCGGAGACAAGCTTGCAGAAAACATTGTTAATTATCGATCAGAAAATGGAGCGTTAGCGTCCAGAGAGCAATTAAAAAAAGTGCCTAGACTTGGAGGAAAGGCATATGAACAAGCGGCAGCTTTCTTAAGAATAACAGAACCAAAAAACCCATTAGATAACTCAGCGGTACATCCAGAAAGATATAAGTTAGTCTCTAAGATGGCAAAAGATGCTGGAGTTTCCTTAAAAGAATTAATAGGAAATAAAACTGCAATAACTAAAATTAGGTTACAAGATTATATTTCTGAAGATGTTGGATTACCTACTTTAACAGATATTGTAAAAGAATTAGAAAAACCAGGCGTTGATCCAAGAAAGAAGGCAACCGTTTTCGAATTTGATCCAAATGTAAAAACGATTAATGACTTAAAATCAGGAATGAAATTGCCAGGCATCGTAAACAATATCACGAATTTTGGATGTTTTGTAGACATAGGTATTAAAGAAAGTGGATTAATACATATTTCTAAACTTGCAAATGAGTATATAAGTGATGTGAATGCTGTAGTCCAATTAAACCAACATGTAACGGTTACTGTGATGAGTGTGGATCTATCTAGAAAAAGGATTCAACTTTCGTTAATTGATTAA
- a CDS encoding DoxX family protein, with product MDNFMTHIVSITILLFLLITFLQSGIDKIADWKGNLSWLKEHFSKTFLKNMVPALLGSVLIIEIITSILCIGGIYHLIMDSHTGFAIAAMFAACITLLMLLFGQRVAKDYPGALTITCYFIVAVFGLYVITS from the coding sequence ATGGATAATTTTATGACTCATATTGTTTCAATTACAATTTTACTGTTTTTACTTATTACTTTTTTACAATCTGGTATCGATAAAATTGCAGACTGGAAAGGAAATCTAAGTTGGTTAAAAGAGCATTTTTCAAAAACATTTTTAAAAAATATGGTACCAGCCCTTCTAGGGTCTGTGTTAATTATTGAAATCATCACTTCCATACTATGCATTGGTGGTATCTATCATTTAATAATGGATAGTCATACTGGATTTGCAATTGCAGCAATGTTCGCTGCATGTATCACTCTTTTGATGCTTCTTTTTGGTCAAAGAGTAGCTAAAGATTATCCAGGTGCATTAACAATAACTTGTTATTTTATAGTAGCTGTTTTTGGGTTATATGTAATTACCTCATAA
- the tatA gene encoding twin-arginine translocase TatA/TatE family subunit, whose translation MMSLSVFLGMLGPWQIALIVAVVLLLFGGKKIPELMRGLGSGIKEFKDASKEEEDPNKIEEKK comes from the coding sequence ATGATGTCATTAAGTGTATTTTTAGGAATGTTAGGCCCGTGGCAAATTGCATTGATAGTTGCTGTGGTTTTACTTTTATTTGGAGGTAAAAAAATTCCAGAATTGATGAGAGGTTTAGGAAGCGGAATCAAAGAGTTTAAAGACGCCTCTAAAGAAGAAGAAGATCCTAATAAGATAGAAGAGAAAAAATAA
- a CDS encoding LysM peptidoglycan-binding domain-containing protein gives MIKNCWFYLSFLFCLVSLQAQDTIPSVSSKAKPSRIVTLDKELTLRKDTVQVVDTTKVISAVGELKTTTFTKTTVKDSVMYSIKDHPQLAKLDSIWKQELYNSSLFDTIYKSVTELDYQPVEYVDLPTDTLKARLAKLNARTPFNVEYNTSLESVIKNYLKNRHEHLERLMALSEFYFPLFEQELDNQNIPLEIKYLAIVESALKPRAKSRVGATGLWQFMFGTGKMFGLEVSSYVDERMDPIMATQAACKYLASLYRVFGDWDLALASYNSGPGNVTKAIRRSGGYTNYWNIRHNLPRETAGYLPAFLATMYIFEYAEEHGFKPRKPEFAYFETDTIKVKQMITLDQVSEVMDINMEELQFLNPSYKLDIIPHIKDENYVLRLPLDQVGKFVANENQIYALAQEEFNKREKPLPKLIEANDKIRYRVRSGDFLGKIARRYGVRVSQIKRWNGLRSNNLRIGQRLTIYPRRPVVDRPKKKTKTQKAVVSTNPSSSETYTVKSGDTLWSISQKFKGVSIENLRSWNNISGTGIKPGMKLKLSKS, from the coding sequence ATGATTAAAAATTGTTGGTTTTATCTTAGTTTTCTTTTTTGTCTAGTTTCGTTACAAGCACAAGATACAATCCCATCCGTAAGCTCTAAAGCGAAGCCTTCAAGAATAGTAACACTTGATAAAGAATTAACTTTACGAAAAGATACAGTTCAGGTAGTGGATACCACTAAAGTTATTAGTGCGGTCGGAGAACTTAAAACAACTACGTTTACTAAAACAACTGTTAAGGATAGTGTGATGTATTCGATTAAAGATCATCCTCAGTTGGCTAAGTTAGATTCTATTTGGAAACAAGAATTGTATAATTCTAGTTTGTTTGATACTATTTATAAATCAGTTACCGAATTGGATTATCAGCCTGTTGAATATGTCGATCTTCCAACGGATACATTAAAAGCTAGATTAGCAAAATTAAATGCGCGAACACCTTTTAATGTAGAGTACAATACTTCTTTAGAAAGTGTGATTAAAAATTACCTTAAAAATCGCCATGAACATCTTGAGAGATTGATGGCATTGAGCGAATTTTATTTCCCATTATTTGAACAAGAATTAGATAACCAAAATATTCCATTAGAAATAAAGTATTTGGCAATCGTAGAATCTGCGTTAAAACCTAGAGCGAAATCAAGAGTTGGAGCTACAGGATTATGGCAATTTATGTTTGGGACAGGAAAAATGTTTGGATTGGAGGTAAGTTCATATGTAGATGAACGAATGGACCCTATTATGGCTACACAGGCTGCTTGTAAATATTTAGCAAGTCTTTATCGCGTATTCGGAGATTGGGATTTGGCATTAGCATCCTATAATTCAGGACCAGGAAATGTTACAAAGGCAATTAGACGAAGTGGAGGATATACAAATTATTGGAATATTCGTCATAATTTACCAAGAGAAACTGCAGGGTATTTACCAGCATTTTTAGCAACGATGTATATTTTTGAATATGCAGAAGAACATGGTTTTAAACCAAGAAAACCAGAATTTGCTTATTTTGAAACAGATACAATTAAAGTAAAACAGATGATTACCTTGGATCAGGTATCTGAGGTTATGGATATTAATATGGAGGAGCTACAATTTTTGAATCCTTCCTATAAATTGGATATTATTCCTCATATAAAAGATGAAAATTATGTATTGCGTTTGCCGTTGGATCAAGTAGGTAAATTTGTTGCTAATGAAAATCAAATATACGCACTAGCACAAGAAGAGTTTAATAAGAGAGAAAAACCACTTCCTAAGCTTATTGAAGCTAATGATAAAATAAGATACCGTGTACGTAGCGGTGATTTTTTAGGAAAAATTGCCAGAAGATATGGTGTACGTGTTAGCCAAATAAAAAGATGGAATGGGTTACGAAGTAACAATCTTAGAATAGGACAGCGATTAACTATTTATCCAAGACGTCCCGTAGTTGATAGACCAAAAAAGAAAACAAAGACCCAAAAAGCAGTCGTAAGTACTAATCCTAGTAGTTCCGAAACGTATACAGTAAAATCTGGTGATACTTTATGGAGCATTTCGCAAAAATTTAAAGGAGTTTCGATAGAGAACCTACGAAGTTGGAATAATATCAGCGGTACTGGAATCAAACCCGGTATGAAGTTAAAATTATCGAAATCTTAA